A single genomic interval of Alcaligenes sp. SDU_A2 harbors:
- a CDS encoding DEAD/DEAH box helicase produces MLLIAPGARAVIRDEEWLIRRVDPSADGGRLLTCDGISELVRGRTALFLTELEDQIEILDPAATQLVPDNSPTYNASVLYLESLRRRSVPSDEAIHLGHRGVMNLMPYQLDPALQALRQTRSRILIADAVGLGKTLEAGILTTELMQRGRGKRILVVTTKAMLTQFQKEWWSRFSIPLVRLDSIGLARVRNRIPANHNPFNYFDRSIISIDTLKSNLEYRNYLENAWWDIIVIDECHNVAARASETGLSRRARLARLLATRSDTLMLLSATPHDGSARSFASLMSLLDPTAISDPDDYTPEDFRSKGLVIRRFKKDIRDQVSTEFKERITTRLHAQASPAEEAAYRALLEVPFTQRGQYKAGQQTELQRVGLQKTLFSSPAAALESTKKRIALLEGKSDATDAERAEVTSLHKLREALLVLADEPDAASFSKYQRLLVHLRSPESGWTPAEPKDRLVIFSERIETLHWLREHLAADMKLKANQIEVLHGQMADTEQQELVERFGRLNDPIRVLLCSDVASEGLNLHYFCHRLVHFDLPWSLMVFQQRNGRVDRYGQEHQPQIIYLFTDTVNEKIRGDLRILEILEKKDEQALLNLGDPSAFLNVFDPDKEEEKVSDFMVSGLTPEQVEAEMDATANDEQSNEADWLMELFGGETGHTAHTNASSSGETSVSNSLASISEPTSLFKSDYHYAKTALTLLNQDELLCQWSAEDAEQVIALTAPQDLQERLRQLPAEVQAANDHYALCADPKRMAEAIETARQARAEEESWPQLHYLWQQHPIMEWLGERVLTYFGRHKAPVLQSMALQPNEQAFILMSLVPNRKGQPLLVEWQVACRTGSGSFSLESFDTFAARSGIKAGGLPNRGHSDALETIIASMQKALPEAVHTMRDYILEKQASFSAALEQRLEGTLGELQRLQNRQMHQLELNLAKQLETVRRGRFEQRSQQIIRVFDEYRQWVHDTLSTEPQPWIQVLAAVCHPQANNAGA; encoded by the coding sequence ATGCTTCTGATTGCCCCTGGTGCCCGTGCCGTTATCCGCGATGAGGAATGGCTCATCCGCCGTGTTGACCCTTCTGCCGATGGCGGACGATTACTAACCTGTGATGGCATCTCGGAATTGGTGCGCGGCCGCACCGCGCTGTTCCTGACCGAACTGGAAGACCAGATAGAGATTCTTGACCCGGCTGCGACACAGCTAGTGCCAGACAACAGCCCAACGTACAACGCCTCTGTCTTGTACCTTGAAAGCCTGCGTCGGCGCAGTGTGCCTAGCGATGAAGCCATTCATCTTGGCCACCGTGGTGTGATGAACCTGATGCCTTACCAGCTTGACCCTGCGTTACAGGCGCTGCGTCAAACCCGCTCGCGCATCCTCATTGCAGATGCGGTGGGCCTGGGCAAAACACTCGAAGCCGGCATCCTCACCACTGAATTGATGCAGCGCGGTCGTGGTAAGCGGATTCTGGTTGTGACTACCAAGGCCATGCTCACCCAGTTCCAGAAAGAGTGGTGGAGCCGGTTTTCAATACCGCTGGTGCGCCTGGACTCGATTGGCCTGGCCCGCGTGCGCAACCGCATCCCGGCCAACCACAACCCGTTCAATTACTTTGACCGAAGCATCATTTCCATCGACACGCTCAAGAGCAACCTTGAGTACCGGAACTACCTGGAAAACGCCTGGTGGGACATCATTGTTATTGATGAATGCCACAACGTAGCTGCACGCGCCAGTGAAACGGGCTTATCGCGCCGTGCCCGATTAGCCCGTTTGCTGGCAACCCGCTCTGACACTCTGATGTTGCTGTCGGCAACACCGCACGACGGCTCGGCCCGCAGTTTTGCATCGTTGATGAGCCTGCTGGACCCGACGGCCATTTCCGACCCGGACGACTACACGCCCGAGGATTTTCGCAGCAAGGGCTTGGTCATCCGACGTTTTAAGAAAGATATCCGCGACCAGGTCAGCACCGAGTTCAAAGAACGTATCACCACACGTCTGCATGCCCAAGCAAGTCCGGCAGAAGAGGCCGCGTATCGAGCCTTGCTTGAGGTTCCTTTTACCCAGCGCGGTCAATACAAAGCTGGTCAACAAACCGAGCTGCAACGCGTCGGGCTGCAAAAAACCTTGTTTTCAAGCCCGGCTGCAGCTTTGGAATCTACCAAGAAGCGTATCGCTTTGCTTGAGGGTAAATCCGATGCCACCGATGCTGAGCGTGCCGAGGTCACCAGCCTTCACAAGCTGCGTGAGGCCTTGCTGGTGCTAGCAGATGAACCAGATGCGGCAAGCTTCAGCAAGTACCAGCGTTTGCTTGTCCACCTGCGTTCGCCCGAGTCTGGCTGGACCCCAGCAGAGCCTAAAGACCGCCTTGTCATTTTTTCCGAGCGTATCGAAACCCTGCATTGGCTGCGCGAGCACCTTGCAGCCGATATGAAGCTGAAGGCAAATCAGATTGAAGTGTTGCATGGGCAAATGGCCGACACAGAGCAACAAGAGCTTGTCGAGAGGTTTGGGCGCTTGAATGACCCCATTCGCGTACTGCTCTGCTCTGACGTTGCCAGCGAGGGCTTGAACCTGCACTACTTCTGTCACCGGTTGGTGCACTTTGACTTGCCGTGGTCATTGATGGTTTTTCAGCAACGTAACGGCCGGGTTGACCGCTACGGCCAGGAACATCAGCCGCAAATCATCTATCTGTTTACGGACACCGTGAATGAAAAAATCCGGGGCGACCTACGTATTCTTGAAATTTTGGAAAAGAAAGACGAGCAAGCCCTGCTGAATCTGGGCGACCCCTCGGCTTTCCTGAACGTGTTCGACCCCGACAAAGAAGAGGAAAAGGTTAGCGACTTCATGGTCAGTGGCCTGACCCCCGAGCAGGTTGAGGCCGAAATGGACGCCACTGCCAACGATGAGCAGAGCAATGAAGCAGATTGGCTGATGGAATTGTTTGGCGGCGAAACCGGCCACACGGCGCACACCAACGCCTCGTCCTCTGGTGAAACGTCCGTTTCTAATAGCCTGGCATCTATCAGTGAGCCCACGTCGCTGTTTAAGAGCGACTATCACTACGCAAAAACTGCATTGACCCTGCTGAACCAAGATGAGTTGCTATGTCAGTGGTCTGCCGAAGACGCTGAACAGGTGATTGCCCTGACCGCGCCTCAAGATTTGCAAGAGCGTTTGCGCCAGCTTCCGGCAGAGGTACAGGCCGCCAACGACCATTACGCCTTGTGTGCCGACCCCAAACGTATGGCCGAGGCTATTGAGACTGCGCGTCAAGCCCGGGCGGAAGAAGAGTCATGGCCACAGTTGCACTACTTGTGGCAGCAGCACCCAATCATGGAATGGCTGGGCGAACGGGTACTGACCTACTTTGGTCGGCACAAAGCTCCCGTGCTGCAAAGCATGGCACTGCAGCCAAACGAGCAAGCCTTCATCCTGATGAGTCTTGTACCTAACCGGAAAGGCCAGCCCTTGTTGGTGGAGTGGCAGGTAGCCTGCCGCACGGGCAGCGGCAGTTTTTCGCTGGAATCCTTCGACACCTTTGCCGCACGCAGTGGCATCAAGGCCGGCGGCCTGCCCAACCGGGGGCACAGTGACGCGCTTGAAACCATAATTGCCTCGATGCAGAAGGCTCTGCCTGAGGCCGTACACACCATGCGCGATTACATTTTGGAAAAACAAGCCTCATTCTCCGCTGCTCTCGAACAGCGGCTAGAAGGCACACTGGGCGAATTGCAGCGCCTGCAAAACCGCCAAATGCATCAGCTTGAGCTGAATCTGGCCAAGCAACTTGAAACGGTCAGGCGGGGTCGCTTCGAGCAGCGAAGCCAGCAAATCATCCGCGTTTTTGACGAGTATCGCCAGTGGGTACACGATACCCTGTCAACCGAACCGCAGCCTTGGATACAGGTGCTGGCTGCTGTGTGCCACCCCCAAGCCAATAATGCGGGAGCCTGA
- a CDS encoding class I SAM-dependent DNA methyltransferase, which yields MPVLDAVQTFAGISNENEFYSHHYLAEVFKGDIKARLDTWEAEETEHAGDEAHRSPYKRLQAWWQKWFSLHSQIQRAGDDKQRWLLFTEMQTGLLQALGYAKPKTSPELHELVAGLPIPVWILQLPGLAVIPAYRPGQGQEDLLDHTLTGLLYGDEPVPNALKGETWADMLSEAVFAADTPPRYVLLVGLSEWLLIDRYKWPNNRALRFDWAEILDRKDADTLKACAVLLHKDSLAPDEGTSLLQSLDENAHKHAFGVSEDLKYALREAIELLGNEAARQLRQQASEAKKGFFSGKDQLDASDLSLECLRMVYRLLFMFYIEARPELSYVPIAKSEVYQKGYSLESLRDLEMQPLSTPSARDGLYFDTTLRRLFSLVAQGCGLKEPSQQELGASSVAGAKDVFAMAPLDSRLFDDNSMPLLAKVRFPNHIWQRIIRLMSLTRSQGRGQRKGRVSYQLLSINQLGAVYEALLSYRGFFASEDLYEVQPAPKKQKAAATQDDDDDEDDASPNGDDDSATSASAAATDLLDNAWFVPASRLHEYAENERVYDRNDAGHLVLRKHERGRFIYRLAGRDRQKSASYYTPQVLTQCLVKYAVKELLEGGRMTEADDILTLTVCEPAMGSAAFLNEAVNQLSEAYLERKQAELGRRIPHDEYPRELQKVRMYLADRNVYGVDLNPVAVELAEVSLWLNAIYGETDTQGLPQPARVPWFGYQLFAGNSLIGARHQVYRPGSLLRGAKPAWHEEPPRRVTYDQPRASDEIWHFLLPDPGMANYTDRTAKALYPEDFERLRAWRRAFTAPLSDYEIARLQQLSNRVQELWQEHIQALARDRKRTEDTLTVWPSQDVDDDSLEARISRSQKEAIRSEGLLNEDGDLATPFRRLKLVMDYWCALWFWPIAASAQLPSREAWWMEVGAILEGNVVDMTRQVGLDLGGESPDSAADNSGRTGFEPAQPGLLGFEVQPTLRAQGHERARLHDTLGQLRISRLRQSFPRIELVESVAEARRFMHWELCFADVLLQRGGFDLILGNPPWLKVEWNESGILGEYNPVFAVRKISASDLAKLRANAFAEFSGLQQAWTDELQEAEGTQSFLNAVQNYPLLKGVQTNLYKCFMPLAWGLSSALGVTGLLHPEGPYDDPKGGALREAMYGRLRRHFQFQNQEMLFPIGHRVKYSINVYGAIRPSTQFDNIANLFIANTVDTSYQHDGSGLPGGIKNDAGKWNTTGHRDRIVRVDDAALITFAKLYDEPGTPPRRARLPALHAGALRDVLAKLAAYLRRLADLGDDYFSTEMWHETMQQKDGTITRRSPSNVGFPATPDEWVLSGPHFFVANPLNKTPRKVCTEKGHYDVIDLESLPDDYLPRTNYLPMTDRAEYLRRTPRVSWVEDGEVAAKPVTDYFRLAFRAMIGSSSERTLTAAVIPWGVGHINGVQSSAFKSTANLIYAGCITSALIGDWYIKSMGRSNLHGTWTLLPWLDESPAVEARYLSLHCLTRHYSSLWEEVFSLEFSDQSWTQPNNPRLPQDFWQNLTSTWTRDCALRSDYARRMALVEIDVLVAQALGMTLEELLLIYRVQFPVMQGYERDTWYDINGRIVFTNSKGLVGVGLPRKGGRTTPKVKIQEPDGKTREGNFGWEDLYKNDECLVPDGTVVTQQVQDDTLPGGPRTVERRYVAPFARADREEDYRIAWDFFATEKIGGTR from the coding sequence ATGCCAGTTCTTGACGCCGTTCAAACCTTCGCAGGCATTTCCAACGAAAACGAGTTCTACAGCCATCACTATCTGGCTGAGGTCTTCAAAGGCGACATTAAAGCCAGACTCGATACCTGGGAAGCAGAGGAAACAGAACATGCCGGTGACGAGGCACACCGTTCTCCGTACAAGCGACTGCAGGCCTGGTGGCAAAAGTGGTTTAGCCTGCATAGCCAGATTCAGCGTGCCGGTGATGACAAACAGCGCTGGCTGTTGTTCACCGAAATGCAAACGGGCTTGCTGCAGGCACTGGGCTATGCAAAGCCCAAGACATCCCCTGAGCTTCACGAGCTGGTTGCCGGCTTACCCATTCCGGTCTGGATACTCCAACTGCCCGGCTTGGCTGTTATTCCAGCCTACCGTCCAGGTCAAGGCCAGGAGGACCTTCTCGACCATACCCTGACCGGCCTACTGTATGGCGATGAACCCGTCCCCAATGCCCTGAAAGGCGAAACCTGGGCGGATATGCTTTCTGAAGCCGTATTCGCCGCAGACACACCTCCTAGGTATGTTCTGTTAGTAGGCTTAAGTGAGTGGCTGCTGATTGACCGCTACAAGTGGCCCAACAATAGGGCTCTGCGTTTCGATTGGGCGGAAATCCTTGACCGCAAAGACGCCGACACGCTCAAAGCTTGTGCCGTGCTGCTGCACAAAGACAGCTTGGCACCTGATGAAGGCACCAGCCTGCTGCAGTCACTGGATGAAAATGCACACAAACACGCCTTTGGTGTCAGTGAAGACCTGAAGTATGCCTTGCGCGAGGCCATTGAACTGCTCGGTAACGAGGCCGCACGGCAATTACGCCAGCAGGCTTCAGAGGCTAAAAAAGGGTTCTTCAGCGGGAAGGACCAGCTGGACGCAAGCGACCTGAGCCTGGAATGTCTGCGTATGGTGTATCGGCTGTTATTTATGTTTTACATCGAAGCGCGACCAGAGCTGTCTTACGTACCCATCGCAAAAAGTGAGGTCTATCAAAAAGGTTACAGCCTAGAAAGCCTGCGTGACCTTGAAATGCAGCCCTTGAGCACACCCAGTGCGCGCGATGGCCTGTACTTCGACACTACTTTGCGGCGCTTGTTCTCACTCGTTGCCCAAGGATGTGGCCTGAAGGAACCGTCCCAGCAAGAACTGGGAGCGAGCAGCGTGGCGGGTGCCAAAGACGTGTTTGCTATGGCCCCACTGGATAGCCGCCTGTTCGATGACAACTCTATGCCCTTGCTGGCTAAGGTTCGTTTTCCGAATCACATCTGGCAACGCATTATTCGGTTGATGTCGCTAACCCGCAGCCAGGGGCGAGGCCAACGAAAGGGGCGCGTCAGCTACCAGTTGCTGTCCATCAACCAGCTTGGGGCTGTCTATGAAGCCCTGCTCAGCTACCGCGGTTTCTTTGCGTCTGAAGACCTTTACGAGGTACAGCCGGCGCCAAAGAAACAGAAGGCCGCAGCAACCCAGGATGACGATGACGATGAGGACGATGCGTCACCGAATGGCGACGATGACTCGGCAACCAGCGCGTCAGCCGCGGCCACAGACCTGTTGGATAACGCCTGGTTCGTGCCCGCGAGCCGCCTGCATGAGTATGCTGAGAACGAGCGCGTTTATGACCGCAACGACGCCGGGCATCTGGTATTGCGCAAGCACGAGCGTGGCCGCTTCATTTATCGCCTGGCCGGGCGCGACCGCCAGAAAAGTGCCAGCTATTACACCCCGCAGGTTCTAACCCAATGCCTGGTCAAGTACGCCGTGAAAGAGCTACTGGAGGGCGGGCGAATGACGGAAGCGGACGATATTCTTACGCTGACCGTATGTGAGCCCGCCATGGGTAGTGCCGCGTTCTTGAACGAAGCCGTCAACCAGCTGTCCGAAGCGTATCTGGAGCGCAAGCAGGCGGAACTGGGGCGCCGCATTCCGCACGACGAGTACCCCCGCGAACTGCAGAAAGTTCGCATGTACCTTGCCGACCGCAATGTGTATGGCGTTGACCTGAACCCGGTGGCAGTGGAACTGGCGGAGGTTTCGCTATGGCTGAACGCCATTTACGGTGAAACAGACACCCAGGGCCTGCCGCAGCCCGCACGCGTGCCATGGTTCGGCTACCAACTGTTTGCTGGCAACAGCCTGATAGGTGCGCGCCATCAGGTGTATCGCCCCGGCAGCCTGCTACGGGGGGCCAAACCGGCTTGGCATGAAGAACCGCCTCGGCGCGTGACTTACGACCAGCCAAGAGCGTCCGATGAAATTTGGCACTTCTTGCTGCCAGACCCGGGAATGGCGAACTATACGGATAGAACCGCCAAAGCCTTGTATCCAGAGGACTTTGAACGGCTTAGAGCCTGGCGCAGGGCGTTTACCGCACCTTTGTCTGATTACGAGATTGCCCGCCTGCAGCAGTTGAGTAACCGGGTTCAAGAATTGTGGCAAGAGCACATTCAAGCGCTCGCACGCGACAGAAAACGTACCGAGGACACCCTGACCGTATGGCCGTCACAAGATGTAGACGACGACAGCCTTGAGGCTCGCATCAGCCGCAGCCAGAAGGAGGCCATACGAAGCGAAGGCTTACTGAATGAAGATGGCGACCTCGCTACCCCATTCAGACGGCTTAAGCTAGTGATGGACTATTGGTGCGCCCTGTGGTTCTGGCCCATTGCCGCCAGTGCGCAACTACCCAGCCGAGAAGCCTGGTGGATGGAAGTTGGTGCCATTCTTGAAGGCAATGTGGTCGACATGACGCGCCAGGTCGGGCTAGACCTAGGCGGGGAGTCGCCCGATAGCGCCGCAGATAATTCCGGGCGTACTGGATTTGAGCCTGCCCAACCTGGACTGTTGGGTTTCGAGGTTCAGCCTACTTTGCGTGCGCAGGGGCACGAGCGTGCTCGCTTGCATGACACCCTTGGGCAATTACGTATCAGCCGATTACGCCAGAGTTTTCCGCGCATCGAGTTGGTGGAGTCCGTTGCCGAAGCACGCCGGTTTATGCATTGGGAACTGTGTTTTGCTGATGTGCTTTTGCAGCGTGGTGGCTTTGACTTGATTCTGGGTAACCCCCCGTGGCTAAAGGTTGAGTGGAACGAGTCTGGCATCCTGGGTGAGTACAACCCGGTATTCGCCGTGCGGAAAATCAGTGCAAGTGACCTAGCCAAACTACGGGCTAATGCCTTTGCCGAGTTCTCAGGCTTGCAACAAGCCTGGACGGATGAGTTGCAGGAAGCGGAAGGGACGCAGAGCTTTCTGAACGCGGTGCAGAACTACCCGTTACTCAAGGGGGTACAAACCAATCTTTACAAGTGCTTTATGCCTTTGGCCTGGGGGTTGAGCAGTGCGCTAGGGGTGACCGGGTTATTACACCCTGAAGGCCCCTACGACGACCCTAAAGGGGGGGCTTTACGTGAGGCAATGTATGGGCGCTTGCGCAGACACTTTCAATTCCAGAACCAGGAGATGCTTTTTCCAATTGGTCACCGGGTTAAATACAGCATCAATGTGTACGGAGCCATACGGCCATCAACTCAGTTCGACAACATTGCGAATCTTTTTATCGCCAACACCGTTGATACGTCATATCAACATGATGGGTCAGGGCTACCAGGGGGAATCAAGAATGACGCGGGAAAATGGAATACAACCGGGCATAGAGACAGAATCGTACGAGTTGATGATGCTGCACTTATAACCTTCGCCAAACTCTACGACGAACCCGGCACGCCACCCCGCCGTGCCCGATTGCCTGCATTACATGCAGGCGCGTTGAGAGATGTGCTGGCCAAGCTTGCAGCTTACCTAAGACGGCTGGCGGACTTGGGGGATGATTATTTTTCGACGGAAATGTGGCATGAAACCATGCAACAGAAGGACGGCACCATTACCCGACGTTCGCCAAGCAACGTCGGCTTTCCTGCTACGCCAGACGAGTGGGTTTTGTCAGGGCCACATTTTTTCGTTGCTAATCCACTCAATAAGACGCCACGCAAGGTATGTACCGAGAAAGGCCATTACGACGTCATTGACCTTGAGAGCCTGCCTGACGACTACCTGCCTCGTACTAATTATCTTCCCATGACCGACCGTGCCGAATATCTGCGCCGAACGCCACGGGTCAGTTGGGTCGAAGATGGGGAAGTGGCAGCAAAGCCAGTAACGGATTATTTTCGGCTGGCATTTCGAGCCATGATTGGCTCGTCCTCTGAGCGAACGCTTACCGCTGCGGTGATTCCCTGGGGTGTGGGGCATATCAATGGTGTGCAATCATCGGCCTTTAAGTCCACTGCCAACCTGATTTATGCAGGATGTATTACAAGCGCACTTATAGGTGATTGGTATATAAAATCCATGGGTCGAAGCAATCTTCATGGCACTTGGACCCTGTTACCTTGGTTAGATGAATCACCCGCCGTCGAGGCAAGGTATCTAAGTCTGCATTGCCTTACCAGGCATTACTCTTCGCTTTGGGAAGAAGTGTTCAGCCTAGAGTTTTCCGACCAAAGTTGGACTCAACCCAACAACCCCCGCTTACCTCAAGATTTCTGGCAAAACCTGACCAGTACCTGGACTCGCGACTGTGCACTGCGTAGCGACTACGCACGTCGCATGGCCTTGGTAGAAATTGATGTGTTGGTAGCGCAAGCGCTGGGGATGACGCTCGAGGAACTGCTTCTTATCTACCGCGTGCAATTCCCTGTGATGCAGGGCTACGAGCGTGATACCTGGTACGACATCAACGGTCGTATCGTCTTCACCAACAGTAAAGGCCTGGTTGGTGTGGGCCTTCCGCGTAAAGGCGGTCGAACGACACCCAAGGTAAAGATACAAGAACCTGACGGCAAAACCCGCGAAGGTAATTTTGGTTGGGAAGA
- a CDS encoding CcdB family protein, which yields MSPERYNLYPNPSGPGYLLNVQADIMQPFNTRVVVPLLPLADAPKPAATLNPLFDIDGVEHVMVTQYMAAVPAKELKSPVASLQHRHDVIVAAIDFLFHGF from the coding sequence ATGAGCCCAGAACGCTACAACCTGTACCCCAACCCGTCAGGCCCGGGCTACTTACTTAATGTGCAGGCCGACATCATGCAGCCGTTCAACACGCGCGTCGTGGTGCCTCTGCTGCCCTTGGCAGATGCGCCAAAACCTGCTGCCACACTGAACCCCTTGTTCGATATTGACGGTGTTGAGCATGTGATGGTGACCCAGTACATGGCTGCCGTTCCAGCCAAAGAGCTGAAAAGTCCGGTCGCTAGCCTTCAGCATCGCCACGATGTCATTGTGGCGGCTATCGACTTTTTATTTCATGGGTTCTAG
- a CDS encoding type II toxin-antitoxin system CcdA family antitoxin: MLATSQTRSATKRATNVSLAEDILVQAKALHINISQAAEAGIAQAIARKRAEQWRAENHAAIESSNAFVEKHGLPLANYRMF, from the coding sequence ATGCTCGCCACCAGTCAAACACGCAGCGCCACAAAACGCGCAACCAACGTCTCGTTAGCCGAAGACATTCTGGTTCAGGCCAAAGCCTTGCACATTAATATTTCCCAAGCCGCCGAAGCAGGTATTGCGCAGGCTATCGCACGCAAGCGTGCTGAGCAGTGGCGGGCCGAAAACCACGCGGCCATTGAAAGCTCCAATGCCTTCGTTGAGAAGCATGGCCTGCCACTGGCGAACTACAGGATGTTTTGA
- a CDS encoding Na/Pi cotransporter family protein has translation MLDILFPFAGGLGLFLIGMMLLSEGLVAFAGGSLQQFLLACTGKPIKAFASGALITALAQSSTATTVTLIGFVSAGLISFTQAIGVVIGASLGNTATGWIVSGLGLKVNLGFYTLPLIGIGALMKLLAKGRSKELGRALAGFGILFLGLSTLQDGMQSFADTFSLAHLPAGSYGAYVLIMLIGLALTAVLQSSTAAIAMTLTALDAGAVSFDQAAAVVIGAAIGTTLTGVLVTIGGTIYAKRTAIAYILFNAASGLIALLLLPAFLHLMHQASDWLQIMPGAIALAAFHSLFIGLGALLFLPFTPQFAQLVQRLVPDRRAQPQHHLDSSLLTVPQVACTTLQRTLQASATQLLTLYQQGLHAPLAHTATQELHNIATLLEQAYDFAIRIQTPQDDADLSARLSAQLHAIDHLLRLHRRIVDIKNIDIRDTRGYGTIELADHIATLALNGLRSQQPDTWLEQVQADAQALAAQQRDMRNALLAGPPSAGSTSHALRITDSYRWFERSGAHIWRASHYLMQAREQQE, from the coding sequence ATGCTTGATATCCTTTTCCCCTTTGCCGGGGGGCTTGGCCTGTTCCTGATCGGCATGATGCTGCTCTCCGAAGGGCTGGTCGCTTTCGCCGGCGGATCACTCCAGCAATTCCTGCTGGCCTGCACCGGCAAGCCCATCAAAGCCTTTGCATCCGGCGCATTGATTACCGCCCTGGCTCAATCCTCCACCGCCACCACTGTTACCCTGATCGGCTTTGTTAGCGCGGGCCTGATCTCGTTTACCCAAGCGATCGGTGTAGTCATCGGAGCCAGCCTGGGCAACACAGCCACCGGTTGGATCGTCTCGGGCCTGGGCCTGAAGGTGAACCTGGGTTTTTACACCCTGCCGCTGATCGGCATCGGGGCGCTGATGAAACTGCTGGCCAAAGGGCGCAGCAAAGAACTGGGACGCGCACTGGCCGGTTTCGGCATTCTGTTTCTGGGCCTCAGTACCCTTCAGGATGGGATGCAAAGCTTTGCCGACACCTTCAGCCTGGCCCACCTACCCGCCGGCAGCTATGGTGCCTATGTGCTCATTATGCTGATCGGCCTGGCCCTGACCGCCGTGCTGCAATCGTCCACTGCCGCCATCGCCATGACACTGACCGCGCTGGATGCCGGAGCGGTCAGCTTCGATCAGGCCGCTGCCGTGGTAATCGGTGCCGCCATCGGCACCACCCTGACCGGCGTGCTTGTCACGATAGGCGGGACCATCTATGCCAAGCGCACGGCGATCGCCTATATCCTGTTCAATGCCGCATCGGGCCTGATCGCCCTGCTCTTGCTGCCAGCTTTTCTGCACCTCATGCACCAGGCCAGCGACTGGCTGCAGATCATGCCCGGAGCCATCGCCCTGGCCGCCTTTCACAGCCTGTTCATCGGTCTGGGAGCCCTGCTCTTTCTGCCTTTCACGCCACAGTTCGCACAACTGGTACAGCGTCTGGTTCCTGATCGCCGCGCCCAGCCCCAGCATCACCTGGACAGCAGTTTGCTGACCGTGCCGCAAGTAGCCTGCACCACCTTGCAACGCACGCTGCAGGCCAGCGCCACACAATTGCTGACCCTGTACCAACAAGGCCTGCATGCCCCCTTAGCGCACACCGCCACCCAAGAACTGCATAACATCGCCACCTTGCTGGAACAGGCCTACGACTTTGCCATACGCATACAGACCCCGCAGGACGACGCAGACCTGAGCGCACGCCTAAGCGCCCAGTTGCACGCCATCGATCACCTGTTACGGCTGCACAGGCGCATCGTAGACATCAAGAACATCGATATCCGCGACACACGAGGCTACGGCACCATAGAGCTGGCCGACCACATCGCCACTTTGGCCTTGAACGGCCTGCGCAGCCAGCAGCCCGACACCTGGCTGGAACAGGTCCAGGCAGATGCGCAGGCCCTGGCCGCCCAGCAGCGCGACATGCGCAACGCACTGCTGGCTGGCCCGCCATCTGCCGGCAGTACCTCGCACGCGCTGCGCATTACCGACAGCTACCGCTGGTTCGAGCGCAGCGGCGCGCATATCTGGCGGGCCAGCCACTACCTGATGCAGGCCCGCGAGCAACAAGAGTAA